A genome region from Phaenicophaeus curvirostris isolate KB17595 chromosome 10, BPBGC_Pcur_1.0, whole genome shotgun sequence includes the following:
- the RAP2B gene encoding ras-related protein Rap-2b encodes MREYKVVVLGSGGVGKSALTVQFVTGSFIEKYDPTIEDFYRKEIEVDCSPSVLEILDTAGTEQFASMRDLYIKNGQGFILVYSLVNQQSFQDIKPMRDQIIRVKRYERVPMILVGNKVDLEGEREVSFGEGKALAEEWSCPFMETSAKTKDSVDELFAEIVRQMNYASQPNGDEQCCSSCAIL; translated from the coding sequence ATGCGGGAGTACAAGGTGGTGGTGCTGGGCTCGGGCGGCGTGGGCAAGTCCGCCCTCACCGTGCAGTTCGTGACGGGCTCCTTCATCGAGAAGTACGACCCCACGATCGAGGACTTCTACCGCAAGGAGATCGAGGTGGACTGCTCGCCGTCCGTGCTGGAGATCCTGGACACGGCCGGCACCGAGCAGTTCGCCTCCATGCGGGACCTGTACATCAAGAACGGGCAGGGCTTCATCCTGGTCTACAGCCTCGTCAACCAGCAGAGCTTCCAGGACATCAAGCCCATGCGGGACCAGATCATCCGCGTCAAGAGGTACGAGCGGGTGCCCATGATCCTGGTGGGCAACAAGGTGGACCTGGAGGGCGAGCGGGAGGTCTCCTTCGGGGAGGGCAAAGCCCTGGCCGAGGAGTGGAGCTGCCCCTTCATGGAGACCTCGGCCAAAACCAAAGACTCGGTGGACGAGCTCTTCGCCGAGATCGTCAGGCAGATGAACTACGCCTCGCAGCCCAACGGGGACGAGCAGTGCTGCTCCTCCTGCGCCATCCTCTGA